A part of Armatimonadota bacterium genomic DNA contains:
- the coaE gene encoding dephospho-CoA kinase (Dephospho-CoA kinase (CoaE) performs the final step in coenzyme A biosynthesis.) — MARVVGLTGGLASGKSTVAAILRQLGAVVISADALAREVMEPGTEAYREVVAAFGPGVLQPDGRIDRARLASWIYADPAARRRLNEITHPRIRVLLRRELARLQRWLPADAVIVLDIPLLLDTAPRDAFPLEGVIVVAVDETTQLARLCRREGISEEEARQRLAAQRPLREKVAEADWVIDNSGTPEETRRQVEALWRRLRASPADPRGG, encoded by the coding sequence ATGGCCAGGGTCGTCGGGCTCACCGGCGGGCTGGCCAGCGGCAAGAGCACCGTGGCCGCCATCCTCCGCCAGCTGGGGGCGGTGGTTATCAGCGCCGACGCCCTGGCCCGCGAGGTGATGGAGCCGGGTACGGAGGCGTACCGGGAGGTGGTGGCCGCCTTCGGCCCGGGGGTCCTGCAGCCCGACGGGCGGATCGACCGTGCCCGCCTGGCCTCTTGGATCTACGCCGATCCGGCGGCGCGCCGTCGCCTCAACGAGATCACCCACCCGCGTATCCGGGTCCTGCTGCGCCGCGAGCTAGCCCGCCTGCAGCGGTGGCTACCAGCGGATGCGGTCATCGTCCTGGACATCCCCCTGCTGCTGGATACCGCGCCCCGGGACGCCTTCCCCCTGGAGGGGGTGATCGTCGTGGCCGTAGACGAGACCACGCAGCTTGCCCGTCTGTGCCGCCGTGAGGGGATCAGTGAGGAGGAAGCCCGCCAGCGTCTGGCCGCGCAGCGGCCGCTGCGGGAGAAGGTGGCGGAGGCCGACTGGGTCATCGACAACAGCGGCACGCCGGAAGAGACCCGCCGCCAGGTGGAGGCACTGTGGCGACGGCTCCGGGCCAGCCCCGCTGACCCCCGGGGAGGCTGA
- the polA gene encoding DNA polymerase I, translating into MTGKLVLLDTNGLVYRAFFALPYFTTSDGRPTNAVYGFANMLLKVLEEEQPDYAAAAFDRPVPTFRHRAYAAYKAQRERMPDDLRPQLALSKEILQALRIPMFEMEGYEAEDVIATLARRAVAEEIDVLIVSGDLDLLQIVRPGIRVMITSRGITETTVYDEAAVRQRFGFAPAQLPDFKALKGDPTDNIPGVPGIGEKSASALVAQFGSVEALLQRLEEAPPRLRERLAAHAAQIRQSKHLATVVEVPLAWSWEELRRHPPDRERLTALFRDLEFKTLLERLGTAPPQAPPQGEYQVVSSPEGLLAEVRQRGEAGVVLVHTPEHPLTATLTGIAVAGREGRARFLPLDGRIPNELAAWLADPSVRKVTGDAKGDYHLLVRQGVRPGGWDFDVALAAYLLNPGKRTHTLQSAAWEYLHWRLEGEGEEALPLRGPQPACRAADALLRLRPLLEERLRERELTGLFQHIEMPLTVVLAEMERAGVKVDIPCLQELDRELVRQIDGLATEIYRLAGMEFNISSPKQLAFVLFQRLQLPALKKTKTGLSTDQEVLEYLAAQHEIAAKVVEYRELVKLKNTYVDVLPRLVDPRTGRVHTTFNQTLAATGRLSSTEPNLQNIPIRTEVGRRIRRAIIPGDGALLLGVDYSQIDLRVLAHITEDPGLLAAFARDDDVHAVTAAEVFNVPRDQVTPDLRRRAKTIVFGVAYGMSEFGLAAQLGIGKAEARQYIERYYARYPQVRAYMTRIVEQARRDGYVTTLLNRRRYLPDLFSRNRVVREAAERTAINTPIQGSSADIIKKAMVEVAREVLPRHPAVRLILQIHDELLFEVPAAQVREAARAIQEVMSQAYPLKVPLKTEARAGPNWRDMTPLSP; encoded by the coding sequence GTGACCGGGAAGCTGGTCCTCCTGGATACCAACGGTCTGGTCTACCGCGCCTTCTTCGCCCTCCCCTACTTCACCACCAGCGACGGCCGGCCGACCAACGCGGTCTACGGCTTCGCCAATATGCTGCTCAAGGTGCTGGAGGAGGAGCAGCCGGATTACGCTGCCGCCGCCTTCGACAGGCCCGTCCCCACCTTTCGGCACAGGGCCTACGCCGCCTACAAGGCGCAGCGTGAGCGCATGCCCGACGACCTGCGGCCGCAGCTGGCGCTGAGCAAGGAGATCCTGCAGGCCCTGCGCATCCCCATGTTCGAGATGGAAGGCTACGAGGCGGAAGACGTTATCGCCACCCTGGCCCGGCGCGCCGTGGCCGAGGAGATAGACGTCCTCATCGTGAGCGGCGACCTGGACCTGCTGCAGATCGTGCGGCCGGGTATCCGCGTCATGATCACCAGCCGTGGCATCACGGAGACCACCGTCTACGACGAGGCGGCCGTGCGCCAGCGCTTCGGCTTCGCTCCCGCCCAGCTCCCGGACTTCAAGGCGCTGAAGGGGGATCCCACGGACAACATCCCGGGGGTGCCCGGCATTGGTGAGAAGAGCGCCAGTGCGCTGGTGGCTCAGTTTGGTTCCGTGGAAGCGCTGCTGCAGCGGCTGGAAGAGGCACCCCCCCGGCTGCGGGAGCGGCTGGCCGCCCACGCCGCACAGATCCGGCAGAGCAAGCACCTGGCAACGGTGGTGGAGGTACCGCTGGCCTGGAGCTGGGAGGAGCTGCGGCGGCATCCGCCGGATCGGGAGCGGCTGACGGCCCTCTTCCGCGACCTGGAGTTCAAGACCCTCCTGGAGCGCCTGGGGACGGCACCGCCGCAGGCCCCACCGCAGGGGGAATACCAGGTGGTCAGCTCCCCGGAGGGGTTGCTGGCAGAGGTGCGCCAGCGGGGCGAGGCCGGCGTGGTGCTGGTGCACACGCCCGAGCATCCGCTGACCGCCACACTCACCGGGATCGCTGTCGCCGGGCGGGAGGGGAGGGCCCGCTTCCTGCCCCTCGACGGCCGGATCCCCAACGAGCTGGCGGCCTGGCTGGCCGATCCCTCGGTGCGCAAGGTCACCGGCGACGCCAAGGGCGACTACCACCTGCTGGTGCGCCAGGGCGTGCGGCCGGGAGGGTGGGACTTCGATGTGGCCCTGGCCGCCTACCTGCTTAACCCGGGGAAGCGGACCCACACCCTGCAGAGCGCAGCCTGGGAGTACCTGCACTGGCGGCTGGAGGGAGAGGGGGAGGAGGCGCTGCCGCTGCGCGGCCCGCAGCCGGCCTGCCGGGCGGCAGACGCTCTGCTCCGCCTGCGGCCGCTCCTGGAGGAGCGACTGCGGGAGCGGGAGCTTACCGGGCTGTTCCAGCACATCGAGATGCCGCTGACCGTGGTGCTGGCGGAGATGGAGCGTGCCGGGGTGAAAGTGGACATCCCCTGCCTGCAGGAGCTGGACCGGGAGCTGGTGCGGCAGATCGACGGGCTGGCCACCGAGATCTACCGGCTGGCGGGGATGGAGTTCAACATCAGCAGCCCCAAGCAACTGGCCTTCGTCCTCTTCCAGCGGCTGCAGCTCCCGGCGCTGAAGAAGACCAAGACGGGCCTCTCCACGGACCAGGAGGTGCTGGAGTATCTGGCCGCCCAGCACGAGATCGCCGCGAAGGTGGTGGAGTATCGCGAGCTGGTCAAGCTGAAGAACACCTACGTGGACGTCCTGCCGCGGCTGGTCGACCCCCGCACCGGCCGGGTCCACACCACCTTCAATCAGACTCTGGCAGCCACCGGCCGTCTCTCCAGCACCGAGCCCAACCTGCAGAACATTCCCATCCGCACCGAGGTGGGGCGGCGGATTCGCCGCGCCATCATCCCGGGCGACGGCGCCCTGCTGCTGGGCGTGGACTACTCCCAGATCGACCTGCGCGTCCTGGCCCACATTACCGAGGACCCGGGCCTGCTGGCCGCCTTCGCCCGCGACGACGACGTGCACGCGGTGACGGCGGCCGAAGTGTTCAACGTGCCGCGGGACCAGGTCACACCCGACCTGCGGCGGCGGGCCAAGACCATCGTCTTCGGCGTGGCCTACGGCATGAGCGAGTTCGGGCTGGCGGCGCAACTGGGGATCGGCAAGGCGGAGGCCAGACAGTACATCGAGCGCTACTATGCCCGCTACCCACAGGTGCGGGCGTATATGACCCGCATCGTGGAGCAGGCGCGGCGCGACGGCTACGTCACCACCCTGCTGAACCGTCGCCGCTACCTCCCCGACCTCTTCTCCCGCAACCGCGTGGTGCGCGAGGCCGCCGAGCGCACGGCCATCAACACCCCCATCCAGGGCAGCAGCGCTGACATCATCAAGAAAGCCATGGTGGAGGTCGCCCGGGAGGTGCTCCCCCGCCATCCGGCGGTGCGCCTGATCCTGCAGATCCACGACGAGCTGCTCTTCGAGGTGCCGGCGGCGCAGGTGCGGGAGGCCGCCCGGGCCATCCAGGAGGTGATGAGCCAGGCCTACCCGCTGAAGGTTCCCCTGAAGACGGAGGCCAGAGCTGGCCCCAACTGGCGGGACATGACGCCGCTATCCCCCTGA
- a CDS encoding DUF4349 domain-containing protein — protein MMEAHLPLERLSAYLDGRIDAAERREVGAHLEACAACRGALAGLRRTVALLGQMEAVRAPAGLRAAVRQQLEAEQSHPVRSRFRLSGVTAPGGALWRVGLVAAAAGLVALFAVNLWPDLLPARRQVAEERQGARPPLPVQAVERVGSSEGLGRTRQVGVPAVPLRGQVPEAPRLPFERQVVRQAELTVEVASFEDASASLVRIAEDSGGFVAESTTSQGEPPQGTFVLRVPARAFSRTLERVEALGQVRGRRVSGQDVTEEFVDLQARIRNLERHERQLLIFMERATRVADLLAIEQELSRVRGEIERLSGRLRFLAHRVELAALEVRLRQKPRGSSGIFWDFTASWRRMREAFLGTIRQLLAAAERLVVTLSALAPVLLVGLAGRGVVRRYQRRGASSL, from the coding sequence ATGATGGAGGCTCACCTGCCGCTGGAACGGCTCTCCGCGTACCTGGACGGGCGGATCGACGCCGCAGAGCGACGCGAGGTGGGGGCCCACCTGGAGGCCTGCGCCGCCTGCCGCGGGGCCCTCGCCGGGCTGCGGCGCACCGTGGCCCTGCTAGGCCAGATGGAGGCGGTGCGCGCCCCCGCCGGCCTCCGCGCCGCCGTGCGACAGCAGCTGGAGGCGGAGCAGAGTCATCCCGTCCGCTCCCGTTTCCGACTATCGGGCGTGACAGCGCCGGGAGGCGCCCTCTGGCGCGTGGGGCTGGTGGCAGCCGCCGCGGGGCTGGTCGCCCTCTTCGCCGTCAACCTCTGGCCGGACCTCCTGCCCGCGCGCAGGCAGGTGGCGGAGGAGCGGCAGGGAGCGCGCCCCCCGCTGCCGGTGCAGGCGGTGGAGAGGGTGGGGAGCAGCGAGGGACTTGGCCGGACCCGGCAGGTGGGGGTCCCCGCCGTCCCGCTCCGGGGGCAGGTCCCGGAGGCTCCCCGTCTGCCCTTCGAGCGGCAGGTGGTCCGCCAGGCCGAGCTGACGGTGGAGGTGGCCAGTTTCGAGGACGCTTCGGCCTCCCTGGTGCGTATCGCCGAGGACAGCGGGGGCTTCGTCGCCGAGTCCACCACCTCGCAGGGGGAACCGCCGCAGGGGACCTTCGTGCTGCGCGTGCCCGCCCGGGCCTTCTCCCGCACGCTGGAGCGGGTCGAAGCGCTGGGCCAGGTCAGGGGGCGACGAGTGAGCGGGCAGGATGTCACCGAGGAGTTCGTTGACCTGCAGGCGCGCATCCGCAACCTGGAGAGACACGAGCGGCAGCTGCTCATCTTTATGGAGCGGGCAACGCGGGTGGCCGACCTGCTGGCCATCGAGCAGGAACTCTCCCGCGTCCGGGGGGAGATCGAGCGGTTGAGCGGGCGGCTGCGCTTTCTGGCCCACCGCGTGGAGCTGGCCGCGCTTGAGGTGAGGCTGCGCCAGAAGCCCAGAGGCAGTTCCGGGATCTTCTGGGACTTTACCGCCTCGTGGCGCCGGATGCGGGAGGCCTTCCTGGGAACGATCCGGCAGCTGCTGGCTGCAGCCGAGCGGCTGGTGGTCACCCTGAGCGCCCTGGCCCCCGTGCTCCTGGTGGGGCTGGCCGGCCGGGGGGTCGTGCGCCGCTACCAGCGCCGCGGGGCCAGCTCCCTCTGA
- a CDS encoding sigma-70 family RNA polymerase sigma factor: MGRMSATRAQMPAGRWPTEAAAGEAPAQVDPAEGALIERSRRGDLDAFDHLVAAHQDRVYHTVYRITGNADDAHDAAQETFVKAFRALPRYRHEAAFGTWLHRIAVNAALDIVRRRPQAPPLPLEDVALPASAHNPDREAERREVQQRVHQALQQLSPDHRVVIVLRDLQGLAYEEIAAVLRIPLGTVRSRLSRARDSLRRALRDLAPGELLEEG; encoded by the coding sequence ATGGGACGGATGTCGGCGACCAGGGCACAGATGCCCGCGGGGAGGTGGCCCACGGAAGCCGCAGCCGGTGAAGCGCCGGCGCAGGTGGATCCGGCGGAAGGGGCGCTGATCGAGCGCAGCCGCCGCGGCGACCTGGACGCCTTTGACCACTTGGTGGCCGCGCACCAGGACCGCGTCTACCATACCGTCTACCGCATCACCGGGAACGCCGACGACGCCCACGATGCGGCGCAGGAGACCTTCGTCAAGGCCTTCCGCGCCCTGCCCCGCTACCGTCACGAAGCCGCCTTCGGCACCTGGCTGCACCGCATCGCCGTGAACGCGGCCCTGGACATCGTGCGCCGCCGGCCACAGGCACCGCCCCTTCCTCTGGAGGATGTGGCGCTGCCCGCCAGCGCTCACAACCCCGACCGGGAGGCGGAACGGCGGGAGGTCCAGCAGCGGGTACACCAGGCGCTGCAGCAGCTCTCTCCCGACCACCGGGTGGTGATCGTGCTGCGCGACCTGCAGGGCCTGGCCTACGAGGAGATCGCCGCCGTCCTGCGCATCCCCCTGGGCACGGTGCGTTCCCGGCTGAGCCGGGCGCGCGATTCGCTGCGCCGGGCGCTGAGGGATCTGGCACCGGGTGAACTGCTGGAGGAAGGATGA
- a CDS encoding DUF881 domain-containing protein yields MDQPAAPRPLALPVLQVLAAVLLLALGFLLVIQSRAGRSLVQQPEVPTRNVYALATLLREEREANAALEAQVAALRRQLEAYERSAAEGQSLTAAMSRELEVLRTAVGLKAMEGPGVTVTMKDAPSRPAGSNPVVVTYQDIVGVVNELWAAGAEAVAVNGHRVTAMTGFGQVGGTVVADLERLQGPFVITALGDPATLEGALNIRGGLVEALRTIGLSVAVTRHDRLRVPALSRPVRFEHARPLP; encoded by the coding sequence ATGGATCAGCCGGCAGCCCCCCGCCCCCTGGCCCTGCCCGTGCTGCAGGTGCTGGCCGCGGTGCTGTTGCTGGCCTTAGGCTTCCTCCTTGTCATCCAGTCTCGGGCCGGTCGCTCCCTGGTGCAGCAGCCGGAGGTGCCCACCAGGAATGTCTACGCCCTGGCTACACTCTTGCGTGAGGAGCGGGAGGCGAACGCGGCCCTGGAGGCGCAGGTGGCCGCGCTGCGCCGGCAGCTGGAGGCCTACGAGCGGAGCGCAGCCGAGGGGCAGAGCCTGACCGCCGCCATGTCCAGGGAGCTGGAGGTGCTGCGTACCGCGGTGGGTCTGAAGGCCATGGAAGGGCCCGGGGTCACCGTGACCATGAAGGACGCGCCCAGTCGGCCGGCCGGCAGCAACCCGGTGGTGGTCACCTACCAGGACATCGTCGGGGTGGTCAACGAGCTGTGGGCGGCAGGCGCAGAAGCGGTGGCCGTCAACGGCCACCGGGTGACGGCGATGACGGGGTTCGGGCAGGTGGGTGGGACCGTGGTCGCAGACCTGGAGCGTCTGCAGGGGCCCTTTGTCATCACCGCCCTGGGTGACCCCGCCACGCTGGAGGGTGCCCTGAACATCCGGGGCGGGCTGGTGGAGGCCCTGCGCACCATCGGCCTGAGCGTGGCCGTCACCCGCCACGACCGCCTGCGCGTCCCGGCTCTGTCCCGGCCGGTGCGGTTCGAGCACGCACGGCCGCTGCCGTAG
- a CDS encoding TlpA disulfide reductase family protein — MTRGRRLFLGALVGLLAGGGLAYLLVLPATSPGQDPRALRPYAVVPPSGRSPASPLLAGRPAPDFTLPSLRGGQLRLSDFRGKVVLLNFFASWCAPCAAEAPDLRTVYERYRNRGVVFVGVAVLDEVDAARAFLQRHGLPYPAVFDRSGRLMERYQITGLPTSIFIDPSGMLVDRFVGPFIGPAGAAELERRLVRAGAGTAP; from the coding sequence ATGACCCGGGGGAGACGTCTGTTCCTTGGCGCTCTGGTGGGGTTGCTGGCCGGTGGTGGCCTCGCCTACCTTCTCGTCCTTCCCGCCACCTCACCCGGGCAGGACCCCCGGGCGCTTCGTCCCTATGCAGTGGTCCCGCCATCGGGCCGCTCACCCGCCTCACCGCTGCTGGCGGGACGTCCGGCTCCCGACTTTACCCTTCCCTCCCTCCGGGGCGGCCAGCTCCGCCTCAGCGACTTTCGGGGGAAGGTGGTTCTGCTCAACTTCTTCGCCTCCTGGTGCGCCCCGTGCGCGGCGGAGGCGCCTGACCTGCGGACGGTGTACGAGCGCTACCGCAACCGCGGGGTGGTCTTCGTCGGTGTGGCCGTTCTGGACGAGGTGGACGCGGCGAGGGCCTTCCTGCAGCGCCACGGGCTGCCCTACCCGGCGGTCTTTGACCGGAGCGGCAGGCTGATGGAGCGCTACCAGATCACGGGGCTGCCCACCTCGATCTTCATCGACCCATCGGGGATGCTCGTCGACCGGTTCGTCGGTCCGTTTATCGGACCCGCCGGAGCTGCCGAGCTGGAGCGCCGGCTGGTCCGGGCCGGGGCCGGGACGGCACCCTGA
- a CDS encoding DNA polymerase III subunit alpha — MSDPFVHCHLHTEYSLLDGHSRIRPLMEEAVRLGMPAVALTDHGAMYGAIEFFLAAREYGLTPILGVEAYVAPRRLSDRDPKLDANPAHLILLATSTEGYRNLMALTTVAHLEGFYYKPRIDREVLARHSRGLVGSSACVQGEVARAILRDDLAGAREIAAAYRDIFGPGNFFLEVQNHGLPEEARVIQGMLRLARELDLPLLATNDVHYVRPDEADAQDALMCIQMNIGLEQTDKPRMGNVPQFYLKSAEEMSRLFAEIPQAVRTPLEIAERAHVEIEMGRLRLPHFPVPPGETADSYLRRLCEAGLHRLFGRITPEVQARLDHELEIIARTGYAAYFLIVQDFVNFARRQGILTTVRGSAAGSLVLYALGVTDVDPLQYRLPFERFLNLERVTPPDIDVDFMDSRRDEVIRYVIERYGIDHVAQIITFGTMGARQAVRDVGRVMGLPYGEVDRIAKLIPFHASIDEALRADPELARSAQENPQVRRLLDLAQKLEGVARHASTHAAGVIISRDPLIEHVPLQKSTKGDLVMTQYDMNAVEKIGLLKMDFLGLINLTILDTALRIIARTRGMRIDLKAIPLDDQKTYDLLSAGETVGIFQLEGAGMTRYLKELRPSRIEDIMAMVALFRPGPMANIPAYIRRKHGREPITYLHPSLEPVLRETYGVMVYQEDVMAVAQAAAGYTLAEADVLRYAVGKKIKDKLEAQREKFIAGCRRRGIPRRTADQLWEQFEPFARYGFNRAHAACYGLIAYYTAYLKANYPVEYMTAVLTHEAQGQDWMAKVALAVAEARRMGIRVLPPDVNASEENFSVEGEAIRFGLSAVKHVGAGAVQEIIRARQEGPFSSLTDLCARVDGRVVNKRVLESLIKAGALDSLGQPRAQLLASLDQALAAAQRVQRLRDSPQQGLFALDGPAVESPPLLPVEEFSDRERLAMEKEMLGLYISDHPLAHLQEDLAARVSLPIGQLSEVPDRTTVTVGGIVTALKRTTTRSGSVMAFLTLEDLTGAVEVIVFPKTYEQNAFLLKKDAVLVVRGRADVAEQQVKVLAESLFPLAEAPVAEPLTEAEPLLAEDAPGADGNGGTVALAPEETPPEGPGGPVLHVRLPVHLGAEALERLRVALERHPGHHPLVLHLVRDDRETVVRSQEVRVRADPALAEDLESEFGAGTAWVEEGDR; from the coding sequence ATGTCTGACCCGTTCGTCCACTGCCACCTGCACACAGAGTACTCGCTGCTCGATGGCCACAGCCGCATCCGCCCCCTGATGGAGGAGGCGGTGCGGCTGGGTATGCCTGCCGTCGCCCTGACCGACCACGGGGCGATGTACGGCGCCATCGAGTTCTTCCTGGCGGCGCGGGAGTACGGTCTGACCCCCATCCTGGGTGTGGAGGCCTACGTGGCCCCGCGGCGGCTCTCCGACCGGGACCCCAAGCTGGACGCCAACCCCGCCCACCTGATCCTGCTGGCCACCAGCACCGAGGGGTACCGCAACCTGATGGCTCTGACCACGGTGGCGCACCTGGAGGGCTTCTACTACAAGCCGCGGATCGACCGCGAGGTCCTGGCCCGCCACAGCCGGGGCCTGGTGGGCTCCTCCGCCTGCGTGCAGGGGGAGGTGGCCCGGGCGATCCTGCGCGACGATCTGGCGGGCGCGCGGGAGATCGCCGCCGCCTACCGGGACATCTTCGGGCCGGGAAACTTCTTCCTGGAGGTGCAGAACCACGGCCTGCCTGAGGAAGCCCGCGTGATCCAGGGGATGCTGCGCCTGGCCCGGGAGCTGGACCTGCCGCTGCTGGCCACCAACGACGTGCACTACGTGCGCCCGGACGAGGCGGACGCGCAGGACGCACTCATGTGCATCCAGATGAACATCGGTCTGGAGCAGACGGACAAGCCGCGCATGGGGAACGTGCCCCAGTTCTACCTGAAGAGCGCCGAGGAGATGAGCCGCCTCTTCGCCGAGATCCCCCAGGCTGTGCGCACGCCGCTGGAGATCGCGGAGCGCGCGCACGTGGAGATCGAGATGGGGCGGCTGCGCCTGCCCCACTTTCCCGTGCCGCCGGGGGAGACCGCCGACAGCTACCTGCGCCGCCTGTGCGAAGCCGGGCTGCACCGCCTCTTTGGCCGGATCACCCCCGAGGTGCAGGCGCGCCTGGACCATGAGCTGGAGATCATCGCCCGCACGGGCTACGCCGCCTACTTCCTCATCGTCCAGGACTTTGTCAACTTCGCCCGCCGCCAGGGCATCCTCACCACCGTGCGCGGGTCCGCCGCCGGCAGCCTGGTCCTCTACGCCCTGGGCGTGACCGACGTGGACCCCCTGCAGTACCGCCTCCCCTTCGAGCGGTTCCTCAACCTGGAACGGGTCACCCCGCCGGACATCGACGTGGACTTCATGGACAGCCGGCGCGACGAGGTGATCCGCTACGTCATCGAGCGCTACGGCATCGACCACGTGGCCCAGATCATCACCTTCGGCACCATGGGGGCGCGGCAGGCGGTGCGGGATGTGGGCCGGGTGATGGGACTCCCCTACGGCGAGGTGGATCGCATCGCCAAGCTCATCCCCTTCCACGCCTCCATCGACGAGGCCCTGCGTGCCGACCCCGAACTGGCCCGCAGCGCTCAGGAGAACCCCCAGGTGCGGCGCCTGCTGGATCTGGCCCAGAAACTGGAAGGCGTCGCCCGCCATGCCAGCACCCACGCCGCTGGCGTGATCATTTCCCGTGACCCGCTCATCGAGCACGTTCCCCTGCAGAAGTCCACCAAGGGCGACCTGGTGATGACCCAGTACGACATGAATGCGGTGGAGAAGATCGGCCTGCTGAAGATGGACTTCCTCGGGCTGATCAACCTCACCATCCTGGACACCGCCCTGCGCATCATCGCCCGCACCCGGGGGATGCGCATCGACCTGAAGGCCATCCCCCTGGACGACCAGAAGACCTACGACCTCCTCTCCGCCGGGGAGACGGTGGGGATCTTCCAGCTGGAGGGGGCGGGGATGACCCGCTACCTGAAGGAGCTGCGCCCCTCACGCATCGAGGACATCATGGCCATGGTGGCCCTCTTCCGCCCCGGGCCCATGGCCAACATCCCCGCCTACATCCGCCGCAAGCACGGCCGCGAGCCCATCACCTACCTGCATCCCTCACTGGAGCCCGTGCTCCGCGAGACCTACGGGGTGATGGTCTACCAGGAGGACGTGATGGCGGTGGCCCAGGCGGCCGCAGGCTACACCCTGGCCGAGGCGGACGTCCTGCGCTACGCGGTGGGGAAGAAGATCAAGGACAAGCTGGAGGCGCAACGGGAGAAGTTCATCGCCGGGTGCCGCCGCCGCGGCATCCCCCGGCGCACCGCCGACCAGCTGTGGGAGCAGTTCGAGCCCTTTGCCCGTTACGGCTTCAACCGGGCGCACGCCGCCTGCTACGGCCTGATCGCCTACTACACCGCCTACCTCAAGGCCAACTACCCCGTGGAGTACATGACCGCGGTGCTCACCCACGAGGCGCAGGGGCAGGACTGGATGGCCAAGGTGGCGCTGGCCGTGGCGGAGGCGCGGCGCATGGGCATCCGCGTCCTCCCCCCGGACGTGAACGCCTCGGAGGAGAACTTCTCGGTGGAGGGCGAGGCCATCCGCTTCGGGCTCAGCGCGGTGAAGCACGTGGGAGCGGGCGCCGTGCAGGAGATCATCCGCGCGCGGCAGGAGGGTCCCTTCAGCTCCCTGACCGACCTGTGCGCCCGGGTGGACGGGCGGGTGGTGAACAAGCGGGTTCTGGAGAGCCTGATCAAGGCGGGAGCGCTGGATTCCCTGGGCCAGCCCCGGGCGCAGCTGCTGGCCAGCCTGGACCAGGCCCTGGCGGCGGCGCAGCGGGTGCAGCGGCTGCGCGACTCCCCGCAGCAGGGCCTCTTCGCCCTGGACGGGCCCGCGGTCGAGTCCCCGCCACTCCTCCCGGTGGAGGAGTTCAGCGACCGGGAGCGCCTGGCCATGGAGAAGGAGATGCTGGGCCTGTACATCTCCGACCACCCGCTGGCTCACCTGCAGGAGGACCTGGCGGCGCGGGTCAGCCTGCCCATCGGCCAGCTCTCCGAAGTGCCCGATCGGACCACGGTCACCGTGGGGGGCATCGTCACCGCCCTCAAGCGCACCACCACCAGGAGCGGATCGGTGATGGCCTTCCTCACCCTGGAAGATCTCACCGGAGCGGTGGAGGTGATCGTCTTCCCCAAGACCTATGAGCAAAACGCCTTCCTCCTGAAGAAGGACGCCGTCCTGGTGGTACGCGGCCGGGCAGACGTGGCGGAGCAGCAGGTGAAGGTCCTGGCGGAGAGCCTTTTCCCGCTCGCTGAGGCCCCGGTGGCGGAGCCGCTCACGGAGGCTGAGCCGCTGCTGGCGGAGGACGCGCCCGGCGCGGACGGGAACGGCGGGACAGTCGCTTTGGCGCCGGAGGAGACGCCCCCGGAGGGGCCGGGAGGCCCGGTGCTCCACGTCCGCCTCCCGGTCCACCTCGGCGCGGAGGCGCTGGAGCGGTTGCGGGTGGCCTTGGAGCGGCACCCCGGACACCACCCGCTGGTCCTGCACCTGGTGCGCGACGACCGGGAGACGGTCGTTCGCTCCCAGGAGGTTCGCGTGCGTGCCGACCCCGCGCTGGCTGAGGACCTGGAGTCGGAGTTCGGCGCAGGGACGGCCTGGGTGGAGGAGGGTGACCGGTAG